Proteins encoded by one window of Mycobacteriales bacterium:
- a CDS encoding DUF4229 domain-containing protein: protein MTAPAAPRRGVWFRYNVARLGLLVAALGLGYVAGLRGVLLAVAALLVSGVLSYFVLSRLRIELAAALSQAVDTRRSKFAARAAREDAVVDALADRSDGPAGRPIS, encoded by the coding sequence GTGACCGCCCCCGCGGCGCCCCGTCGCGGGGTCTGGTTCCGGTACAACGTGGCCCGCCTCGGGTTGCTGGTCGCCGCCCTGGGCCTTGGCTACGTGGCCGGTCTCCGCGGCGTCCTGCTCGCGGTCGCCGCCCTGCTGGTATCCGGAGTGCTCAGCTATTTCGTGCTGAGCCGGCTGCGGATCGAGCTTGCCGCGGCGCTGAGCCAGGCGGTCGACACCCGGCGGAGCAAGTTCGCCGCACGAGCTGCCCGAGAGGACGCGGTGGTCGACGCCCTCGCCGACCGCAGCGACGGGCCGGCGGGTCGCCCGATCAGCTGA
- the mqnE gene encoding aminofutalosine synthase MqnE yields MVVDAGWRRELEAKVHAGDRLSYEDGVALYASDDLAWLGELAHEVRTRRHGDAVYFNVNRHLNLTNVCTASCAYCSFQRKPGQSDAYTMRVEEAVRLATAMQSAGITELHIVNGLHPTLPWKYYPRVLRELRAALPGVALKCFTATEIHYFEKISGLPADEVLDELIDAGLDSLTGGGAEIFDWEVRRKIVDHDTHWPDWSRIHRLAHGKGLRTPATMLYGHIEEPRHRVDHVLRLRELQDETGGFAVFIPLRFHNDNNALSHLPMATGVDALKTFAVSRLLFDNVPHVKNFWVMHGLATAALSLSFGADDLDGSVVEYKITHDADGFGTPDVMTREDLLDLIRGAGFRPVERNTRYEVLRSYDGPDPRLRESPQPMPA; encoded by the coding sequence GTGGTGGTGGACGCCGGGTGGCGGCGTGAGCTCGAGGCAAAGGTGCACGCCGGCGACCGCCTGAGTTACGAGGACGGGGTGGCGCTGTACGCCAGCGACGACCTGGCGTGGCTCGGTGAGTTGGCGCACGAGGTGCGGACCCGCCGCCACGGCGACGCGGTCTACTTCAACGTGAACCGGCACCTGAATCTCACCAACGTGTGCACGGCCTCCTGCGCCTACTGTTCGTTTCAGCGCAAGCCCGGCCAGAGCGACGCCTACACGATGCGGGTCGAGGAGGCGGTTCGGCTCGCGACCGCCATGCAGTCCGCGGGGATCACCGAGCTGCACATCGTCAACGGGCTCCATCCAACGTTGCCTTGGAAGTACTACCCGCGGGTACTACGAGAGCTACGGGCCGCCCTGCCCGGGGTGGCACTCAAGTGCTTCACGGCAACCGAGATTCATTACTTCGAAAAGATCAGCGGGTTGCCTGCCGACGAGGTGCTCGACGAGCTGATCGACGCCGGTCTCGACTCCCTGACCGGTGGCGGCGCCGAGATCTTCGACTGGGAGGTGCGGCGCAAGATCGTCGACCACGACACGCACTGGCCGGACTGGTCCCGGATCCACCGGCTGGCTCACGGCAAGGGGTTGCGTACCCCCGCCACGATGCTCTACGGGCACATCGAAGAGCCGCGGCACCGGGTGGACCACGTCCTGCGGCTGCGCGAGCTGCAGGACGAAACCGGTGGCTTCGCGGTGTTCATCCCGCTCCGGTTCCACAACGACAACAATGCGCTGTCGCATCTTCCGATGGCCACCGGTGTCGACGCGCTGAAGACCTTCGCCGTGTCGCGTCTGCTGTTCGACAACGTCCCGCACGTGAAGAACTTCTGGGTCATGCACGGCCTCGCGACCGCGGCGCTCTCGCTGTCGTTCGGCGCGGACGACCTGGACGGCTCGGTCGTCGAATACAAGATCACCCATGACGCGGACGGCTTCGGCACGCCGGACGTCATGACCCGAGAGGACCTGCTCGACCTCATCCGCGGAGCCGGGTTCCGCCCGGTAGAGCGCAACACCCGCTACGAGGTGCTCAGGTCTTATGACGGCCCCGATCCACGGCTGCGCGAGTCTCCGCAGCCGATGCCGGCGTGA
- a CDS encoding BldC family transcriptional regulator — METRERLLTPGEVASLFRVDPKTVTRWAAAGRISSIRTPGGHRRFPESEVRALLRGEEPARADGTAAVPPARSPRENDTAPA, encoded by the coding sequence ATGGAGACCCGTGAGCGGCTCCTGACGCCGGGAGAGGTCGCCAGCCTGTTCCGCGTCGACCCGAAGACGGTGACCCGATGGGCCGCCGCCGGGCGGATCAGCAGCATCCGCACCCCGGGCGGCCACCGTCGCTTCCCCGAGTCCGAAGTCCGCGCCCTGCTTCGCGGCGAGGAGCCGGCGCGAGCGGACGGCACCGCCGCGGTCCCGCCGGCTCGGAGCCCCCGGGAGAACGACACCGCTCCCGCGTAG
- a CDS encoding UbiX family flavin prenyltransferase, with protein MSLTRSPWVVGVSGASGTGYAAAVIRGLLDAGAPVDLVISRAARLTLLDETGVSWNDANWAERAERWLGRDVDGLAHWSPADLAAGPSSGSYPAAGMIVVPASTDAVAGIALGLSKDLLQRAAGVTLKEGRRLVVVPREMPLARATLSHLLTLAEAGAVVAPASPAFYADSREVQQLIDFVAGKILDAIGIDHTLFARWTGRLRGS; from the coding sequence GTGAGCCTTACCCGCAGCCCGTGGGTGGTCGGCGTGTCCGGGGCCAGCGGCACCGGGTACGCGGCGGCGGTCATCCGTGGCCTGCTCGACGCCGGGGCGCCGGTCGACCTCGTGATCTCCCGGGCCGCCAGGCTCACCCTGCTCGACGAGACCGGGGTGAGCTGGAACGACGCAAACTGGGCGGAGCGCGCCGAACGCTGGCTGGGCCGTGACGTGGACGGGCTCGCGCATTGGAGTCCAGCGGACCTGGCCGCCGGTCCGTCCAGCGGGTCGTACCCGGCTGCCGGAATGATCGTCGTCCCGGCGAGTACGGACGCGGTCGCGGGGATCGCGCTGGGGCTCTCCAAGGATCTGTTGCAGCGGGCTGCCGGAGTCACCCTCAAGGAGGGCAGGCGCCTCGTCGTCGTTCCCCGCGAGATGCCTTTGGCCCGCGCCACGCTGTCCCACCTGCTGACCCTGGCCGAAGCCGGTGCCGTGGTCGCGCCGGCGTCACCCGCGTTCTACGCCGACTCGCGGGAGGTCCAGCAGCTCATCGATTTCGTAGCCGGCAAGATCCTCGACGCGATCGGTATCGACCACACGCTGTTCGCCCGCTGGACGGGCCGGTTGCGCGGGTCTTAG
- the mqnP gene encoding menaquinone biosynthesis prenyltransferase MqnP: MSSPTMLAGNAPPARRRPVGAFLRLVVIEHSVFALPFAYLAALTAMARNGGRLRVGELLLITVAMVAARTFAMAANRVIDRSIDARNPRTAQRELVTGEVTVPTALAGALLALAVFFAAAAALSTLCLELAPLAVVPLVAYPYAKRVTWAPHAVLALAQAVAPIGAWVAVTGRWSGPAVVLGLAVGLWIGGFDLIYACQDAEIDRVIGVRSVPARFGVRTALVASAVTHLVTFALFVWFGALSGLGGWWDAGLAVTAVIFGYEHAVVRPGDLSRVNRAFFTANGLVSFLLFGFAVADLASGGLHW, from the coding sequence GTGAGCTCCCCGACGATGCTGGCAGGGAACGCCCCCCCGGCCAGGCGCCGCCCAGTCGGTGCGTTCCTCCGACTCGTCGTCATCGAGCATTCGGTCTTCGCCCTTCCGTTCGCCTACCTCGCCGCCCTCACCGCGATGGCACGCAACGGGGGCCGGCTCCGGGTCGGGGAGTTGCTGCTGATCACCGTCGCGATGGTGGCAGCGCGGACGTTCGCAATGGCGGCCAACCGGGTCATCGACCGCTCGATCGACGCCCGCAACCCGCGGACCGCGCAGCGCGAGCTGGTGACCGGCGAGGTCACTGTGCCGACCGCGCTGGCCGGAGCGCTCCTGGCCCTCGCCGTGTTCTTCGCCGCGGCGGCCGCCCTGTCCACGCTCTGCCTCGAGCTGGCTCCCCTCGCCGTCGTCCCGCTGGTCGCCTACCCATACGCGAAGCGGGTCACCTGGGCACCGCACGCGGTACTCGCCCTCGCCCAAGCGGTCGCGCCGATCGGGGCCTGGGTCGCGGTCACCGGCCGCTGGTCCGGGCCGGCGGTTGTGCTCGGACTGGCCGTGGGGTTGTGGATCGGGGGCTTCGATCTCATCTACGCCTGCCAGGACGCCGAGATCGACCGGGTCATCGGGGTGCGCTCGGTCCCCGCCCGATTCGGGGTGCGGACCGCGCTGGTCGCGTCGGCGGTCACGCATCTGGTGACCTTTGCGCTGTTCGTCTGGTTCGGCGCGCTCAGCGGCCTAGGCGGATGGTGGGACGCGGGCCTCGCGGTGACCGCGGTCATCTTCGGCTACGAGCACGCCGTCGTCCGGCCGGGAGACCTTTCCCGGGTCAACCGGGCCTTCTTCACCGCGAACGGCCTCGTCAGCTTCCTGCTTTTCGGCTTCGCGGTGGCCGATCTGGCCTCGGGCGGGTTGCACTGGTGA
- a CDS encoding menaquinone biosynthesis decarboxylase, whose amino-acid sequence MAFDDLRDFLGHLDRAGDLHRVRTRVDPRLEITEIVTRVIRAGGPALLFERVAGSDMPLAINVFGTERRMASALGAASLDELGGRIAELLRPELPHGIGGLRAAVSRLSGLRAAPPRRVKTAPCQELVRRGEDVDLTSLPGLQSWPDDGGVFLNLGLTHTRHPETGARNLGLYRLQRHDPRTIGMHWQIHKDSTAHHAVAERRGERLPVAIAFGCPPAVTYAASAPLPPEIDEYLFAGFLQGSRVELVDCLTVPLQVPAHAQLVLEGWLEPGARRPEGPFGDHTGFYTPVEPFPALRVECMTSQPDPVFQSIVVGRPPQEDGPIGKATERLFLPLVRLTIPEIVDMDLPVEGVFHNCVIVSIEKRFPKQAQKVMNAVWGAGLLSLSKLVVVVDADCDVHDYSEVAWRAFGNVDYAHDLLTTVGPVDHLDHAAYQQFWGGKIGIDATRKLPAEGYHRGWPEPIRMDPEIVELVDRRWPEYGL is encoded by the coding sequence ATGGCTTTCGACGACTTACGGGACTTCCTCGGGCATCTGGACCGAGCCGGCGATCTGCACCGGGTCCGCACACGGGTCGACCCGCGGCTCGAGATCACCGAGATCGTCACGCGGGTCATCCGGGCGGGCGGGCCGGCCCTGCTGTTCGAGCGGGTCGCCGGAAGTGACATGCCGCTGGCGATAAACGTCTTCGGGACCGAGCGTCGCATGGCGTCCGCGCTCGGGGCGGCGTCCCTGGACGAGCTCGGCGGCCGGATCGCCGAGCTGCTGCGCCCCGAGCTGCCGCACGGGATCGGTGGGCTGCGGGCGGCGGTGTCCCGGCTCTCCGGGTTACGCGCGGCACCTCCCCGGCGGGTGAAGACCGCACCGTGCCAGGAACTGGTCCGCCGGGGCGAAGACGTGGATCTCACGTCGTTGCCCGGCCTGCAGTCCTGGCCCGACGACGGTGGCGTCTTTCTCAACCTCGGGCTCACCCACACCCGGCATCCGGAGACCGGTGCGCGCAACCTCGGCCTCTACCGACTGCAGCGCCATGATCCGCGGACCATCGGCATGCACTGGCAGATCCACAAGGACTCCACGGCCCACCACGCGGTCGCCGAGCGGCGCGGGGAGCGGCTGCCGGTCGCAATCGCCTTCGGCTGCCCCCCGGCCGTCACCTACGCGGCGAGCGCCCCGCTGCCGCCGGAGATCGACGAGTACCTTTTCGCCGGCTTCCTTCAGGGCTCGCGGGTCGAGCTGGTCGACTGCCTCACCGTGCCATTGCAGGTGCCGGCTCACGCGCAGCTCGTTCTCGAGGGCTGGCTGGAGCCGGGCGCCCGACGTCCCGAGGGGCCCTTCGGGGACCACACCGGGTTCTACACGCCGGTCGAGCCTTTCCCCGCGCTGCGCGTCGAGTGCATGACCAGCCAGCCGGACCCGGTCTTCCAGAGCATCGTGGTGGGCCGCCCGCCCCAGGAGGACGGCCCGATCGGCAAGGCGACCGAACGGCTGTTCCTCCCCCTCGTGCGATTGACCATTCCCGAGATCGTCGACATGGACCTGCCGGTGGAGGGCGTGTTCCACAACTGCGTCATCGTGTCCATCGAAAAGCGCTTCCCCAAGCAGGCACAAAAAGTCATGAACGCCGTGTGGGGCGCCGGCTTGCTCTCGCTGTCCAAGCTCGTTGTAGTCGTCGACGCCGACTGCGACGTGCACGACTATTCCGAGGTTGCCTGGCGGGCCTTCGGGAACGTGGACTACGCCCACGATCTGCTGACCACGGTCGGGCCGGTCGACCACCTCGACCACGCGGCCTATCAGCAGTTCTGGGGTGGCAAGATCGGAATCGACGCCACGCGCAAGCTGCCGGCCGAGGGCTATCACCGAGGCTGGCCGGAGCCGATCCGGATGGATCCCGAGATCGTGGAGTTGGTCGACCGGCGCTGGCCGGAGTACGGGCTGTGA
- the ccsB gene encoding c-type cytochrome biogenesis protein CcsB — protein MPDPHVAAISDDLFASALTVYVCAMFAFAASFAFGRRVPMAGSAAPVSQRQPVLVGAGGMPADTAGPEPTAHPAQASPGEPGRARGARFGRIAIALSLLGVALHVGEVVTRGIADGFGNGRVPWGNMYEFSSMVGLIAVVGFLVLQWRQPRTRDLGVFVMLPVALYLGLAGTVLYVKAGPLVPALHSYWLKIHVVAAMTATGTLFVGGVVSCLHLIRRRYDRRSAAGAPEPRFPIAHRLPTAAALDRAEYRVLAFAFPVWTFAIIAGAIWAESAWGRYWGWDPKETWSFITWVIYAAYLHARSTRAFRGAAPAIALLGFAALMINYYVINIFINGLHSYAGV, from the coding sequence GTGCCCGACCCGCACGTCGCAGCCATCTCCGACGACCTGTTCGCCTCGGCGCTCACCGTGTACGTCTGCGCGATGTTCGCGTTCGCGGCCTCGTTCGCCTTCGGCCGCCGGGTGCCGATGGCTGGCTCCGCCGCGCCGGTCTCACAACGCCAACCGGTACTGGTCGGTGCCGGCGGGATGCCCGCGGATACGGCTGGTCCGGAGCCGACAGCCCACCCGGCCCAGGCGTCGCCCGGCGAACCGGGACGGGCGCGCGGTGCGCGCTTCGGCCGGATCGCCATCGCCCTGTCGCTGCTCGGTGTCGCCCTGCACGTCGGCGAAGTCGTCACCCGGGGGATCGCCGACGGGTTCGGCAACGGGCGGGTGCCCTGGGGCAACATGTACGAGTTCAGCTCCATGGTCGGCTTGATCGCCGTCGTCGGGTTCCTCGTCCTGCAGTGGCGGCAGCCTCGGACCAGGGACCTCGGTGTGTTCGTCATGCTGCCGGTCGCGCTCTATCTCGGCCTGGCCGGCACTGTGCTCTACGTCAAAGCCGGTCCGCTCGTGCCGGCCTTGCACTCCTACTGGCTGAAGATTCACGTGGTCGCCGCGATGACCGCCACCGGGACGTTGTTCGTCGGCGGGGTGGTCAGTTGCCTGCACCTCATCCGCCGCCGGTATGACCGCCGGAGTGCGGCCGGCGCACCGGAACCCCGATTCCCGATCGCGCACCGGCTCCCGACCGCGGCCGCTCTTGACCGGGCGGAGTACCGGGTGCTCGCCTTCGCCTTCCCGGTATGGACCTTCGCCATCATCGCCGGTGCCATCTGGGCCGAATCGGCCTGGGGCCGGTACTGGGGTTGGGACCCGAAGGAGACCTGGTCGTTCATCACCTGGGTCATCTACGCGGCCTATCTGCACGCCCGTTCCACCCGAGCCTTCCGCGGGGCCGCACCCGCCATCGCGCTGCTCGGCTTCGCGGCGCTGATGATCAACTATTACGTGATCAACATATTCATCAACGGGCTGCACTCCTACGCCGGCGTCTGA
- a CDS encoding cytochrome c biogenesis protein ResB: MTEVRTDPAAVDDGAGSALSTAPEPPPSARGRSPRSTVRLWWRQLTSMRTAILLLFLLALAAVPGSLLPQRGLNADKVARFFAAHPHLAPLLDRLSLFDVFGAWWFAAIYLLLFVSLIGCLVPRIRLHARALAARPPAAPRRLSRLRSHASWTVPGDPTAAVDAARRLLRKRRFRVDVRAEPDGVVSLGAEKGYLRETGNLLFHLALLGLLAGIGLGGVFGYKGTVNIVQGGGFSNTLIGYDTFHPGRVFSDRELAPFALTLTGFRAIYTASGEAVSFDAPVRYTAAPGEAARSYDIRVNHPLDIGGTKVYLLGHGYAPRFEVWDAHGNLVYDQATIFPPIEVTNFASTGVIKVPDAVPQLGFTGFFFPTAGLSASGLPLSLYPAARHPVVALTAYRGDLGLTGGAPQNVFELDTTHLKKIGIGVLVPGQSMRLPGGGRIEFVDVEQFGAFQVTHDPGRTLALIAALTMVAGLVLSLRVRRRRVWLRASPAGAGSPDGRTVVDVAGLARTDHDDFADEFAELVGLLDPGRGSAGRPDLDEE; encoded by the coding sequence ATGACCGAGGTGCGGACCGATCCGGCGGCTGTGGACGACGGCGCGGGATCGGCGCTGTCCACGGCCCCCGAGCCGCCGCCCTCGGCGCGCGGCCGCAGCCCGCGCAGCACCGTTCGGCTGTGGTGGCGGCAGCTCACGTCGATGCGGACGGCGATCCTTCTGCTGTTCCTGCTCGCCCTAGCCGCCGTGCCCGGCTCATTGCTGCCGCAGCGCGGGCTCAACGCGGACAAGGTTGCCCGGTTCTTCGCGGCGCATCCGCATCTCGCGCCGTTGCTCGACCGCCTGTCGCTGTTCGACGTGTTCGGCGCCTGGTGGTTCGCCGCGATCTACCTCCTGCTGTTCGTGTCGCTGATCGGATGTCTTGTCCCGCGCATCCGACTGCACGCTCGGGCCCTGGCCGCTCGCCCACCGGCCGCCCCGCGCCGGCTTTCCCGGCTGCGCAGCCACGCCAGTTGGACCGTCCCCGGCGATCCGACGGCCGCGGTGGACGCCGCCCGGCGCCTGCTTCGGAAACGCCGCTTCCGGGTGGACGTGCGGGCCGAGCCGGACGGGGTGGTGAGCCTGGGGGCGGAGAAGGGCTACCTGCGGGAGACCGGCAACCTGCTCTTCCACCTTGCCTTGCTCGGGCTGCTCGCCGGGATCGGGCTCGGCGGGGTGTTCGGGTACAAGGGCACCGTGAACATCGTCCAGGGCGGCGGCTTCTCCAACACGCTGATCGGGTACGACACCTTCCATCCGGGGCGCGTCTTCAGCGACCGTGAGCTGGCGCCGTTCGCACTGACCCTGACCGGCTTTCGGGCGATCTACACCGCCTCCGGCGAGGCGGTCAGCTTCGATGCCCCGGTCCGGTACACGGCGGCCCCGGGCGAGGCCGCCCGCAGCTACGACATCCGGGTCAACCATCCGCTCGACATCGGCGGAACGAAGGTCTACCTGCTCGGGCACGGGTACGCCCCCCGGTTCGAGGTTTGGGACGCGCACGGCAATCTGGTCTACGACCAGGCGACGATCTTTCCTCCGATCGAGGTGACCAACTTCGCGTCGACCGGTGTCATCAAGGTCCCGGACGCCGTGCCTCAGCTCGGGTTCACCGGCTTCTTCTTTCCGACCGCCGGGCTGTCAGCGAGCGGGCTGCCGCTCTCGCTGTATCCGGCCGCTCGCCACCCGGTGGTCGCCTTGACGGCCTATCGAGGAGACCTCGGCCTGACTGGCGGCGCTCCGCAGAACGTTTTCGAGCTCGACACCACGCACCTGAAGAAGATCGGGATCGGAGTTCTGGTTCCGGGCCAGTCCATGCGGCTGCCCGGTGGTGGCCGGATCGAGTTCGTCGACGTCGAGCAGTTCGGCGCCTTCCAGGTCACCCACGATCCAGGGCGGACCCTGGCCCTGATCGCGGCCTTGACGATGGTTGCCGGCCTTGTGCTGTCGCTGCGGGTACGCCGCCGGCGGGTCTGGCTCAGGGCCTCCCCCGCCGGGGCCGGGTCGCCGGACGGGCGTACCGTGGTCGACGTCGCCGGGCTCGCCCGGACCGACCACGACGACTTCGCCGACGAGTTCGCGGAGCTCGTCGGGCTCCTGGATCCGGGCCGCGGCAGCGCGGGCCGGCCGGACCTGGATGAGGAGTGA
- a CDS encoding cytochrome c biogenesis protein CcdA codes for MILLAGDAGGVAATANGSFLLAIPIAALAGLVSFASPCVLPLVPGYLSYVTGLSGAELEVDGADPAPRPWIRRYGRVLAGSVLFVVGFSVLFVSLGALFGHLGKQLLVHEIGVDRGLGVMTIVLGLAFLGVVPGLQREARIHRLPAVGLAGAPVLGVIFGLGWTPCTGPTLGAVLTLAYNGATGTRGALLAFVYCLGLGLPFIVAGLAFRRALRAFRFVRRHAGWVVRVGGGLLVVLGVLLVTGAWADVSRWMLRLYPGFTTSI; via the coding sequence GTGATCCTCCTCGCCGGGGACGCGGGCGGGGTCGCCGCCACCGCCAACGGGTCGTTCCTGCTGGCGATCCCGATCGCGGCGCTGGCCGGGTTGGTGTCGTTCGCCTCGCCATGCGTGCTGCCGCTCGTGCCGGGCTACCTGTCCTACGTCACCGGACTGTCGGGGGCCGAGCTCGAGGTCGACGGTGCGGACCCGGCCCCCCGGCCATGGATCCGGAGGTACGGGCGGGTGCTCGCCGGCTCGGTCCTGTTCGTCGTCGGTTTCTCGGTCCTGTTCGTCAGCCTGGGAGCACTCTTCGGTCACCTGGGCAAGCAGCTGCTCGTCCACGAGATCGGCGTGGATCGGGGCCTCGGGGTCATGACGATCGTTCTCGGGCTCGCCTTTCTCGGCGTGGTCCCGGGGCTCCAGCGCGAGGCCCGGATTCACCGTCTTCCCGCCGTCGGCCTGGCCGGGGCGCCGGTCTTGGGGGTCATCTTCGGACTCGGCTGGACCCCCTGCACCGGGCCTACTCTCGGCGCCGTGCTCACCCTCGCTTACAACGGCGCCACCGGCACCCGCGGGGCACTGCTCGCGTTCGTCTACTGCCTCGGGCTGGGTCTCCCGTTCATCGTGGCCGGCCTCGCTTTCCGCCGCGCGCTGCGCGCCTTCCGTTTCGTCCGGCGGCATGCCGGCTGGGTGGTGCGGGTAGGCGGTGGCCTGCTCGTGGTCCTCGGTGTGCTGCTGGTGACCGGGGCCTGGGCTGACGTGTCGCGGTGGATGCTGCGCCTCTACCCCGGCTTCACCACGTCGATCTGA
- a CDS encoding TlpA disulfide reductase family protein, translating into MPRNRLLLPLILSTAVLVGCSGSNAVDPTTGNPKDYIDLGQGETVLAAADRPAVPDLTGTLIDGQPFSSSAWSGSVIVVNFWGSWCAPCIAEADAVEAVADQTAPLGVHVLGIDVRDTAVEASAFDRRHGITYPSIEDPSEQTALSFPDLPPDTIPSTVVIDRRGREAVRILGAVEFTGLLAVVRQVAAEPS; encoded by the coding sequence GTGCCTAGAAACCGCCTGCTCCTTCCGCTCATCCTGTCGACGGCGGTGCTCGTGGGGTGCAGCGGATCGAACGCGGTGGATCCGACGACCGGCAATCCGAAGGACTACATAGACCTCGGCCAAGGCGAGACGGTGCTCGCCGCTGCTGACCGCCCGGCGGTGCCCGATCTGACCGGCACGTTGATCGACGGGCAACCTTTCTCGAGCTCAGCCTGGTCGGGCAGCGTCATCGTCGTGAACTTCTGGGGATCGTGGTGCGCGCCGTGCATCGCCGAGGCCGACGCGGTTGAAGCCGTCGCCGACCAGACCGCGCCGCTCGGTGTGCATGTACTCGGGATCGACGTCCGGGACACCGCCGTGGAGGCGTCCGCGTTCGACCGGAGACACGGGATCACCTACCCGAGCATCGAAGATCCCTCGGAGCAGACCGCCCTGAGCTTCCCGGACCTTCCGCCCGACACCATCCCGAGCACGGTCGTCATCGACCGGCGCGGCCGGGAGGCGGTCCGGATCCTCGGCGCGGTCGAATTCACCGGGCTGCTCGCGGTGGTCCGCCAGGTCGCTGCGGAACCGTCGTGA
- a CDS encoding histidine phosphatase family protein: MSSPPSRTTVHLLRHGEVANPDGVLYGRLPGFRLSAGGVAMAKLAAAALRDLDVAVVVASPMERARETAEPVAEQFGLEIVVDDRLIESWNRFEGLRFGVGDGALRQPSTWWSLRDPFTPSWGEPYRQVAARVLASCDDARRAASGRHAVLVSHQLPIWVARRSVERRRLWHRPDRRQCGLASITALHYDGDRIAAVSYTEPAGSAAGSAWMPGA, encoded by the coding sequence ATGAGCAGCCCGCCGAGCCGGACGACCGTGCACCTGCTCCGCCACGGCGAGGTGGCGAACCCCGACGGGGTCCTCTACGGTCGACTGCCCGGGTTTCGGCTCTCGGCGGGGGGCGTCGCGATGGCCAAACTGGCCGCCGCCGCGCTGCGCGACCTCGATGTCGCCGTGGTCGTCGCCTCGCCGATGGAGCGGGCCCGCGAGACCGCCGAGCCGGTGGCCGAGCAGTTCGGCCTCGAGATCGTCGTCGACGACCGGCTAATCGAGAGCTGGAACCGGTTCGAGGGGCTCCGCTTCGGCGTCGGGGACGGCGCCCTGCGCCAGCCGTCCACCTGGTGGAGCCTCCGCGACCCGTTCACCCCGTCCTGGGGCGAGCCGTACCGTCAGGTGGCCGCGCGGGTGCTGGCGTCCTGTGACGACGCCCGCCGGGCGGCGTCCGGTCGCCACGCGGTGCTGGTGAGCCACCAGTTGCCGATCTGGGTCGCCCGCCGGTCGGTCGAGCGGCGCAGGCTCTGGCATCGTCCGGACCGCCGGCAATGCGGGCTGGCCAGCATCACCGCCCTGCACTACGACGGCGACCGGATCGCGGCGGTGAGCTACACCGAGCCGGCCGGCTCCGCAGCCGGGAGCGCGTGGATGCCCGGTGCCTAG